A genome region from Fusarium musae strain F31 chromosome 5, whole genome shotgun sequence includes the following:
- a CDS encoding hypothetical protein (EggNog:ENOG41), with protein sequence MSKDRKPVLIVGAGVVGLVLAHGLKKLGIPFQIYERDSHISSRGQGWAITLHWVLPFLRELLSEEAFKDVESVQVDPEADRQGLGKFVFINLETLEPKFLIPPGDRRRVNREKLRKVLLKSVSDHVNWNKRLASIEERDDGVVAMFEDGSRAEGSLIVGVEGSNSRTRKYLAPESYRNIRLPVRFTGAALDLTPEQVKPLKDIDPLLFQGCHPETGTFFWFSMLETPVVNGTAGTEDEHYRVQVMISWPMKTPEDEVKATDAERLAYMKQRATEFNPVLRDTVQRIPEGSEVIEIVLQDWPCPPWDNRNGSVTLAGDAAHAMTMYRGEAANHGILDAYRLTKALEGAYHEGKGLNEAIDEYEAELRERTKVAVLLSRQACLDAHDWDGLNENSAVLKKRAIAGV encoded by the exons ATGTCCAAAGACCGTAAGCCAGTTCTCATAGTCGGCGCTGGAGTCGTCGGCCTGGTCCTCGCCCACGGCCTCAAGAAG CTTGGCATTCCTTTTCAGATCTACGAACGCGACAGTCACATCAGCTCCCGCGGTCAAGGCTGGGCCATAACACTCCATTGGGTCCTCCCATTCCTGAGAGAACTCTTATCAGAAGAAGCGTTCAAAGACGTTGAGTCAGTCCAAGTCGACCCAGAAGCCGACCGTCAAGGACTCGGAAAATTTGTGTTCATCAATCTCGAGACCCTGGAGCCCAAATTCCTCATCCCGCCTGGCGATCGACGACGAGTTAATAGAGAGAAGCTGCGCAAGGTCTTGCTTAAGAGCGTTTCAGACCACGTCAATTGGAACAAACGACTTGCTTCGATTGAAGAGCGCGACGATGGAGTCGTCGCTATGTTCGAGGATGGATCTCGAGCTGAAGGGTCTCTCATCGTTGGTGTCGAGGGCAGCaactcaagaacaagaaaataTTTAGCACCAGAGTCATATCGAAACATTCGACTGCCGGTGCGATTTACTGGCGCAGCTCTAGATCTCACTCCAGAGCAGGTAAAGCCATTAAAAGATATCGATCCTCTGCTATTTCAAGGCTGCCATCCTGAGACAGGGACGTTCTTCTGGTTCAGCATGCTTGAAACACCAGTCGTTAATGGCACTGCCGGAACAGAGGATGAGCATTATCGTGTGCAAGTCATGATATCGTGGCCCATGAAAACACCAGAAGACGAAGTCAAAGCGACCGACGCGGAGCGCTTGGCATATATGAAGCAACGCGCCACAGAGTTTAACCCCGTTCTACGGGATACCGTTCAAAGAATCCCAGAGGGTTCAGAAGTGATCGAAATAGTCCTACAGGACTGGCCGTGTCCGCCTTGGGATAACCGCAACGGCAGCGTTACTCTAGCTGGCGATGCAGCGCATGCGATGACCATGTATCGAGGCGAAGCAGCTAATCATGGCATTCTTGATGCTTATCGGTTGACTAAGGCTTTGGAGGGAGCTTATCATGAAGGAAAGGGGTTAAATGAAGCTATTGACGAGTATGAGGCGGAGTTAAGGGAGAGGACCAAGGTCGCTGTGTTATTAAGTCGACAGGCTTGCTTGGACGCTCATGATTGGGACGGGTTAAATGAGAACTCGGCtgttctgaagaagagggcaATTGCGGGAGTTTAG
- a CDS encoding hypothetical protein (EggNog:ENOG41), with protein sequence MSTAVPVDGADVDMTATLPELSWDLTTDSGWLDILPETPPVAEDSPDSLPNTTLTLYTPSLVPDITSPHDKALLNHYSNIVASVLSRHPNTTSNPYLSYLVPMAVSNQLILHCVLALSATHWQKLQPDMRDRALYHKGQATQSLAGLLPHVDGGSVDVALVSCLLLCMSELFDGTSAGWKLHLQGAKRLLSTVKSQTGGNLAGHFKFFVKLARFLDSAATTSTCKPPLIDDKTVATTPEPTEDSSNDDAAVYGIPKELFHMVDRVNNLASKRGTRVDEASEALFREEAERVQGRLDNWAYDYGGLAGAVASLSPTNDDVLHATTAYEWALRLRLHQITEGYSLTEKVFECVQHILDSAQKIRYGSPLESCLLFPLVMAGGACNCLEQRMVVQDRLMIMERTCGFGYVHQSRELVETVWKRRETESMVNWARIRYEEMGGLALY encoded by the coding sequence ATGTCCACTGCCGTTCCAGTAGACGGCGCAGACGTTGACATGACGGCGACATTGCCAGAACTTTCCTGGGACTTGACAACTGACTCAGGCTGGCTCGATATCCTCCCGGAAACACCTCCCGTCGCTGAAGACTCACCGGACAGTCTACCAAATACGACGCTCACTCTGTATACGCCCAGCTTGGTACCGGACATTACATCTCCTCACGACAAAGCATTACTAAACCATTACTCAAATATTGTCGCCTCGGTGCTATCAAGGCATCCAAACACGACATCAAATCCCTATCTCAGCTACCTCGTACCGATGGCCGTCTCAAATCAGCTCATCCTTCATTGCGTCCTCGCTTTGAGCGCAACGCACTGGCAGAAGCTCCAACCCGACATGCGAGACAGGGCATTGTACCATAAAGGCCAAGCGACACAATCTTTGGCCGGTCTCTTGCCTCATGTCGACGGGGGCTCAGTTGATGTTGCGCTGGTATCTTGTCTGCTTCTGTGTATGTCGGAGCTGTTCGATGGCACCTCGGCAGGATGGAAGCTTCACCTCCAGGGTGCAAAGCGACTCCTGTCAACAGTCAAATCCCAGACTGGTGGTAATCTGGCAGGTCACTTCAAGTTCTTTGTCAAGCTGGCACGCTTTCTAGACAgcgcagcaacaacaagcacATGCAAGCCTCCTCTGATAGACGACAAGACAGTGGCGACTACACCTGAACCGACTGAAGATTCCAGCAACGATGATGCTGCAGTATATGGAATACCGAAAGAACTGTTCCATATGGTCGATCGGGTCAACAACCTGGCTAGCAAACGCGGAACAAGAGTCGATGAGGCTTCCGAAGCTCTATTTCgcgaagaagctgaacgAGTTCAAGGGAGATTGGATAACTGGGCATACGACTATGGTGGTCTCGCAGGCGCCGTTGCGTCCTTGTCGCCAACCAACGACGACGTACTCCACGCAACAACCGCATACGAATGGGCACTCCGCCTCCGACTCCACCAAATCACAGAAGGCTACTCGCTTACAGAAAAGGTATTCGAGTGTGTCCAGCATATTCTAGATTCGGCACAAAAGATACGATATGGCAGTCCTCTCGAGAGCTGCTTACTATTTCCTTTGGTAATGGCAGGTGGCGCATGCAACTGTCTTGAACAGAGGATGGTTGTACAAGATAGGCTCATGATCATGGAGCGGACTTGCGGGTTCGGGTATGTACATCAGAGCCGTGAGCTGGTTGAGACTgtttggaagagaagagagaccgAGAGCATGGTTAATTGGGCTAGGATTCGGTATGAGGAGATGGGTGGATTAGCACTCTACTGA
- a CDS encoding hypothetical protein (EggNog:ENOG41) — translation MPSAYPKPILPPSLIAVTGANGFIAQHCIALLLCEGYKVLGTVRSQTKVEQVLELHGRDPNLSVRVVEDITSVESYISAFGSIRPDAILHLAAPFHYDTTNLEKDLMIPAVKGSTAILNAANQLGGVRRIVHTNSFAGIYDASKGLQPGKIYTAKDWSPLTYEDGVNAPAAAVAYRASKTVAEKVAWKWMEENPAAHFDLVSLNPAMVFGPFLQGAVPKSSEHLNTSNQIVYGIVSAGQDGEIPATKGPVWVSVKDVALAHLKAIQVPEASGERYLLAAGVYCNQEIADVAREVAGKNKDKIPKGTPGLREASSHFGVDASATEKALGIKWQSLDDMLSGLLPQLFEIQKKDE, via the coding sequence ATGCCTTCAGCTTACCCCAAGCCCATTCTGCCACCATCTCTCATCGCCGTCACTGGAGCCAATGGCTTCATAGCCCAACACTGTATTGCACTTCTTCTATGTGAAGGATACAAGGTTTTGGGTACCGTCAGATCTCAGACAAAAGTTGAGCAAGTTCTTGAACTACACGGCAGAGATCCCAATCTCTCTGTTAGAGTAGTCGAGGACATCACTTCCGTTGAATCATACATCTCAGCCTTTGGCTCCATTCGACCTGATGCAATTCTACACCTCGCTGCTCCTTTTCACTATGACACAACAAACTTGGAAAAAGACCTCATGATCCCTGCTGTCAAGGGTTCAACTGCCATCCTCAACGCAGCAAATCAGCTTGGTGGCGTCAGGCGCATTGTGCACACCAACTCGTTTGCAGGTATCTACGATGCCTCAAAAGGACTGCAGCCGGGCAAGATTTATACCGCCAAAGATTGGTCTCCATTGACATACGAGGATGGTGTAAATGCACCTGCTGCAGCAGTTGCATACCGCGCCAGCAAGACCGTTGCCGAAAAGGTGGCGTGGAAGTGGATGGAAGAGAACCCAGCTGCACATTTCGACCTTGTTAGCCTGAACCCAGCCATGGTATTTGGGCCATTCCTGCAGGGCGCTGTGCCCAAGTCATCGGAACATCTCAACACTTCCAACCAAATCGTCTATGGTATTGTCTCCGCCGGCCAAGACGGCGAGATACCTGCCACAAAAGGCCCTGTCTGGGTTAGTGTCAAAGATGTAGCTCTTGCGCACCTCAAGGCTATTCAAGTCCCTGAAGCGAGTGGTGAAAGATATCTTCTTGCAGCGGGAGTATACTGCAATCAAGAGATCGCGGATGTCGCAAGGGAGGTTGCCGGGAAGAATAAGGATAAAATCCCCAAGGGTACACCGGGTCTGAGGGAGGCGTCTTCGCATTTTGGTGTAGATGCAAGTGCAACTGAGAAGGCATTGGGTATCAAGTGGCAGAGTTTGGACGACATGTTGTCGGGCTTGCTGCCGCAGCTATTTGAGATacagaagaaggacgagTAG
- a CDS encoding hypothetical protein (EggNog:ENOG41~CAZy:CE10~MEROPS:MER0034548), producing MTQDTKHEALQPVHPSMKGKLDPVFEKLYNDNVANTPLKPIDLGILRSKYSVLYSYGTGPAPDVARQYDTQIVTHEGITLDVRVYEPDTDGPWPVHIDYHGGGWGLGDLDTESHICKHICNVAGVAVIDVAYRLVPENAFPCGVTDSFAALKYIYEKGAERFSIDPERISVGGVSAGGFISLALAHMARDAGIPLKLVAVGTPVIDDLSQYSSASDSPFKSMQENEHAPTLNWGRLAWFDKLKWSSLGSTPEAIAEKRAQIPAIYGNLFKADNFNNLAKTVIYTAGADPLRDEGEAYGMKLIEHGNEVTMKRFPGVPHPFMHMDKDLWQAKQFILQTAGAIRTALHEL from the coding sequence ATGACACAAGACACTAAGCATGAGGCTCTCCAGCCTGTTCATCCCTCGATGAAGGGCAAACTCGACCctgtctttgagaagctctACAACGACAACGTCGCCAACACTCCCCTCAAACCAATCGACCTCGGCATCCTTCGATCGAAGTACTCAGTTCTCTACTCGTACGGCACTGGCCCTGCACCAGATGTCGCCCGCCAATACGATACCCAGATCGTCACTCATGAGGGCATCACTCTCGATGTGAGAGTGTATGAGCCCGACACTGATGGTCCATGGCCTGTACACATCGACTACCATGGTGGCGGTTGGGGTCTAGGCGATCTTGATACCGAGAGTCATATTTGCAAACATATCTGCAACGTCGCTGGCGTTGCCGTCATTGACGTCGCATATCGCCTCGTGCCAGAGAATGCTTTCCCCTGTGGTGTTACCGATAGTTTCGCTGCTCTCAAGTACATCTACGAGAAGGGCGCTGAGAGATTCAGCATTGACCCGGAGAGGATCTCCGTTGGTGGAGTCTCAGCCGGCGGTTTCATCAGTCTTGCACTGGCGCACATGGCCCGCGACGCTGGAATCCCTCTCAAGCTCGTCGCTGTTGGAACACCAGTGATTGACGACTTGAGTCAATActcttcagcatcagatTCGCCATTCAAGTCCATGCAAGAAAATGAGCATGCACCAACTCTCAATTGGGGCCGACTCGCTTGGttcgacaagctcaaatGGAGTTCGCTGGGCTCAACCCCCGAAGCGATTGCTGAGAAGCGTGCGCAAATACCCGCGATTTATGGCAACCTTTTCAAGGCGGACAACTTTAATAATCTTGCAAAGACTGTCATTTACACAGCGGGTGCTGACCCATTAAGGGACGAGGGTGAAGCTTACGGTATGAAGCTGATTGAGCATGGGAATGAGGTGACGATGAAGCGGTTCCCTGGCGTACCGCATCCATTTATGCATATGGATAAGGATCTTTGGCAGGCAAAGCAGTTTATTCTGCAGACTGCTGGTGCTATTCGGACTGCTTTACATGAGCTATAG